The Hyphomonas sediminis genome contains a region encoding:
- a CDS encoding type II toxin-antitoxin system death-on-curing family toxin, which translates to MTARPAPKWLRREAVLILHDESLADHGGAAGIRDGGLFESALARPENLFAYGEPDLFDLAAAYAFGIVRNHPFVDGNKRTGFLAAAVFLEINGWVLIADEVDATVQTFGLAASEISEEIYAGWLRRSCEKV; encoded by the coding sequence ATGACCGCCCGGCCTGCGCCGAAATGGCTTCGGCGGGAAGCTGTGTTGATCCTGCATGATGAAAGCCTTGCCGATCATGGCGGGGCGGCAGGCATTCGAGACGGCGGCCTTTTCGAGAGTGCACTCGCCCGGCCGGAAAACCTATTCGCCTATGGGGAGCCGGATCTGTTTGATCTCGCGGCGGCCTATGCCTTTGGAATCGTTAGAAATCATCCCTTTGTGGATGGCAACAAGCGCACCGGATTTCTCGCAGCGGCCGTGTTTCTCGAGATTAATGGCTGGGTGTTGATCGCCGATGAGGTGGACGCAACGGTCCAGACCTTCGGACTGGCCGCCAGCGAGATTTCCGAGGAAATCTATGCTGGCTGGCTGCGCCGTTCCTGC